From a single Bradyrhizobium sediminis genomic region:
- a CDS encoding NIPSNAP family protein translates to MNFDFVSTEAITTLVFKDNSAPIHRLRRHGCTASFSHFTNLALGEMVKASSTVSRDIRKDDYGKLEGYWSTEIGPLNQVMHLWSYADFNERARLHGELAKNPRWTDENIPLIVRQDARLLKVVRAPVPPATTGRLERARQGACQRP, encoded by the coding sequence TTGAACTTCGACTTTGTATCAACTGAAGCAATCACTACATTAGTCTTCAAGGACAACAGCGCGCCTATACATCGGCTGCGCCGACATGGGTGCACCGCGTCGTTCAGTCATTTCACGAACCTTGCCCTCGGCGAGATGGTCAAGGCGTCGAGCACCGTGTCCCGCGATATTCGCAAGGACGATTACGGCAAGCTCGAAGGCTACTGGTCGACCGAGATCGGGCCGCTCAATCAGGTCATGCATCTTTGGAGCTACGCCGACTTCAACGAGCGGGCGAGACTGCATGGCGAACTCGCTAAAAACCCGCGCTGGACCGACGAGAACATTCCGCTGATAGTGCGTCAGGATGCCCGCCTGCTCAAGGTGGTGCGGGCGCCGGTGCCCCCCGCAACGACGGGCCGACTTGAACGCGCGCGCCAAGGCGCGTGCCAGCGCCCATGA
- a CDS encoding type II toxin-antitoxin system HicA family toxin: protein MKSITGREFARLVERRGWSLLRVSGSHHICSKSGSVVRLSVPIHGDKH, encoded by the coding sequence ATGAAATCAATAACCGGCCGCGAGTTTGCTCGTCTCGTCGAGCGGCGCGGTTGGTCATTGCTTCGCGTTAGCGGCAGTCACCATATTTGCAGCAAGAGCGGCAGCGTCGTGCGGCTGTCAGTTCCAATTCACGGCGACAAGCACTGA
- a CDS encoding type II toxin-antitoxin system HicB family antitoxin encodes MKIKIVIHEAEEGGFWAEVPAIPGCATQGDSMDELIKNLHEAIEGCLSIEVAPPEPGGTERMLELPA; translated from the coding sequence ATGAAAATCAAGATCGTCATCCATGAGGCTGAGGAGGGAGGCTTTTGGGCCGAAGTCCCCGCTATTCCCGGTTGCGCCACGCAGGGCGACAGCATGGATGAACTCATAAAGAATCTTCATGAGGCGATCGAGGGATGTCTTTCGATTGAAGTCGCCCCGCCCGAGCCCGGTGGCACCGAACGGATGCTGGAATTGCCTGCATGA
- a CDS encoding DsbA family oxidoreductase, translated as MSTLKPLQIDIVSDVVCPWCYIGKRRIENALALTPDVPVEINWRPFFLNAWVPREGISRDEYLTAKFGSVEAYKGIAGRVVAAASEEGLTYRPELVKRQPNTTDCHRLIYWADAQGKSAEMKQRLMELYFRDGGDLTDVDVLVQAAADVGLDAGDVRKRLATDEDVDLISAQAKDASDKGISGVPTFVFAQKYAVSGAQPAEQLARAIRQVSAEVNAQAAE; from the coding sequence ATGAGCACCCTGAAACCGCTTCAGATCGACATCGTCTCCGACGTGGTGTGCCCGTGGTGCTATATCGGCAAGCGCCGCATCGAGAACGCGCTGGCGCTGACGCCGGACGTGCCGGTCGAGATCAACTGGCGGCCGTTCTTCCTCAATGCCTGGGTACCGCGCGAGGGCATCAGCCGCGACGAATATCTCACCGCGAAATTCGGTTCGGTCGAGGCCTATAAGGGCATCGCCGGCCGCGTCGTCGCCGCGGCGAGCGAAGAGGGCCTCACCTACCGGCCCGAACTGGTCAAGCGGCAGCCCAACACGACAGACTGCCACCGGCTGATCTACTGGGCCGATGCGCAAGGCAAGTCCGCCGAGATGAAGCAGCGGCTGATGGAATTGTATTTCCGCGACGGCGGCGATCTCACCGACGTCGATGTGCTGGTGCAGGCGGCGGCCGACGTCGGCCTCGATGCCGGGGACGTGCGCAAGCGCCTGGCGACCGACGAAGACGTCGACCTGATCTCGGCGCAGGCCAAGGACGCCTCCGACAAGGGCATCTCCGGCGTACCGACGTTCGTGTTTGCGCAGAAATACGCGGTGTCCGGCGCGCAGCCGGCCGAGCAGCTTGCCCGCGCCATCCGTCAGGTATCGGCGGAAGTGAACGCGCAGGCGGCGGAGTAG
- a CDS encoding helix-turn-helix domain-containing protein, whose translation MNAHTATARAENTQPVHIGDHLREWRQRRHLSQLDLAGDAEISARHLSFVETGRAAPSREMVLKLAERLEVPLRERNVLLVAAGYAPAFPQRSLDDPALKPARAAIDLVLKAHEPNPALAYDRHWNLVSANRMVAPLLQGIPQRLLGQPLNILRLAFHPEALAPRTVNLAEWSSHLLERLHRQCEATADPELLKLYSELKGYPMPARPAPLSSDNVAIPFKLRLDGDVLSFISTTMIFGTPVDITLSELALETFFPADELTAERMRKLAANLK comes from the coding sequence ATGAACGCACACACCGCCACGGCCCGCGCCGAGAACACCCAGCCCGTCCATATCGGCGATCACCTGCGCGAATGGCGGCAGCGCCGTCATCTCAGCCAGCTCGATCTCGCCGGCGACGCAGAGATATCCGCGCGGCATTTGAGTTTTGTCGAGACCGGCCGCGCGGCGCCGTCGCGCGAGATGGTGCTGAAGCTCGCCGAACGGCTGGAGGTTCCCTTGCGCGAACGCAATGTGCTCTTGGTGGCGGCGGGCTATGCGCCGGCGTTTCCGCAGCGCTCGCTCGACGATCCCGCGCTGAAACCGGCGCGGGCGGCGATCGACCTGGTGCTGAAGGCGCATGAGCCCAATCCGGCGCTGGCTTATGACCGGCACTGGAACCTGGTCTCGGCCAACCGCATGGTCGCTCCGCTGCTGCAAGGCATTCCGCAGCGGCTGCTCGGCCAGCCCCTCAACATCCTGCGACTCGCCTTTCACCCCGAAGCGCTGGCGCCGCGCACCGTCAACCTCGCCGAATGGTCCAGCCATCTGCTGGAGCGGCTGCACCGCCAGTGCGAGGCCACCGCCGATCCCGAACTGCTGAAGCTCTATTCGGAGCTGAAGGGCTATCCGATGCCGGCGCGCCCGGCGCCGCTGTCGTCGGACAATGTCGCGATCCCCTTCAAGCTGCGGCTTGACGGCGACGTGCTGAGCTTCATCTCCACCACCATGATCTTCGGTACGCCGGTCGACATCACGCTGTCGGAACTGGCGCTGGAGACGTTCTTCCCCGCCGACGAACTGACCGCCGAGCGGATGCGGAAGCTGGCGGCGAATTTGAAGTAG
- a CDS encoding group III truncated hemoglobin, with protein MTPAERRERITAEIVARTGITEPLIERLVRGFYTRVRSDAVLGPVFEARIHDWEPHLQRMFAFWSSVALMSGRYHGTPMAKHMPLPVDADHFDRWLALFEETAREVCSPEAATHFVELARRIAASLELGIAGAQGVLLGNGERFRRSGAGEMAG; from the coding sequence GTGACCCCTGCAGAACGGCGCGAAAGGATCACGGCCGAGATCGTCGCCCGGACCGGCATCACCGAGCCGCTGATCGAGCGGCTGGTGCGCGGTTTCTACACCAGGGTCCGCAGCGATGCGGTGCTGGGACCGGTCTTCGAAGCGCGAATTCACGACTGGGAGCCGCATCTGCAGCGGATGTTTGCGTTCTGGTCGTCGGTGGCGCTGATGTCGGGCCGCTATCACGGCACGCCGATGGCCAAGCACATGCCGCTGCCGGTCGATGCCGATCATTTCGACCGCTGGCTGGCGCTGTTCGAGGAAACCGCCCGGGAGGTCTGTTCCCCGGAAGCCGCCACCCATTTCGTCGAACTGGCGCGGCGGATTGCCGCCAGCCTCGAACTCGGCATCGCCGGCGCGCAGGGCGTGTTGCTCGGCAACGGCGAAAGGTTCCGGCGTAGCGGGGCAGGAGAGATGGCGGGATGA
- a CDS encoding RrF2 family transcriptional regulator, with product MRLTSFTDFALRALMRLAGEPARSFATNEIATEFGISRNHLAKVVRDLADGGFISTQRGAGGGFMLARPPQSITLGEVVRALEDRHALVECFRDDGGTCVLKPRCRLKARLAAAREAFMRELDATTLAECAYPARSRKAAGIA from the coding sequence ATGCGCCTGACGTCGTTTACGGATTTTGCGTTGCGCGCGCTGATGCGGCTGGCCGGCGAGCCGGCGCGGTCGTTCGCGACCAACGAGATCGCCACCGAGTTCGGCATCTCGCGCAATCATCTGGCCAAGGTGGTGCGCGACCTCGCCGATGGCGGCTTCATCAGCACCCAGCGCGGCGCCGGCGGCGGCTTCATGCTGGCGCGGCCGCCGCAGTCGATCACGCTCGGCGAAGTGGTGCGGGCGCTCGAGGATCGCCACGCTTTGGTCGAGTGTTTTCGCGACGACGGCGGCACTTGCGTGCTGAAGCCGCGCTGCCGCCTGAAGGCCCGCCTTGCCGCCGCGCGCGAAGCCTTCATGCGGGAGCTCGACGCCACCACGCTGGCGGAATGCGCCTATCCCGCCCGGTCAAGAAAGGCGGCAGGCATCGCATGA
- a CDS encoding DUF6522 family protein, giving the protein MKPVEFENGAVAIDASVIAEGLGIALPLFREQMRAGKITGLSERGVDADSGRYRLTFFSEHRRFRVVVDEAGAILQRSTLDFGDAPLPKSVRKPGG; this is encoded by the coding sequence ATGAAACCGGTTGAATTCGAGAACGGCGCCGTTGCGATCGACGCCTCTGTGATCGCCGAGGGGCTCGGCATTGCGCTGCCGCTGTTCAGGGAGCAGATGCGCGCCGGCAAGATCACCGGCCTCTCCGAGCGCGGCGTCGATGCCGACAGCGGCCGCTATCGCCTGACCTTCTTCTCCGAGCACCGGCGATTTCGTGTCGTGGTCGACGAAGCCGGCGCGATCCTGCAACGCTCGACGCTCGATTTCGGCGATGCGCCGCTGCCGAAATCGGTCCGGAAACCCGGCGGGTAG
- a CDS encoding class I SAM-dependent methyltransferase, with amino-acid sequence MRIRGRVLASEGNRRRRMTSVKVSGTEGYADEAEELFRRYEAIPAADAHRAVLHLLPAAPGRILDIGSGTGRDAAWFAAQGHRIVAVEPTDALRLRAMALHRSPRIEWLDDSLPDLARLRLRDDSFDLVMLTAVWMHLDGPQRRRAMPNLASLVRSGGAVIMKIRHGPVPPGRRMFEISPEETIELARIQGLQPVLNLRNESSQDQNRAAGVTWTNLAFVKAG; translated from the coding sequence TTGCGCATCCGGGGCCGGGTGCTAGCATCCGAGGGCAACAGAAGGCGCCGTATGACGTCCGTGAAGGTGAGCGGTACCGAAGGATATGCCGACGAGGCCGAGGAGCTTTTCCGGCGCTATGAAGCCATCCCAGCCGCCGATGCCCACCGGGCGGTTCTGCATCTGCTTCCGGCGGCACCGGGCCGCATCCTGGATATCGGCTCCGGAACCGGGCGCGATGCCGCCTGGTTCGCGGCACAGGGACATCGCATCGTCGCGGTCGAACCGACCGATGCGCTGCGCCTCCGGGCCATGGCGCTGCATCGCTCGCCGCGGATCGAATGGCTCGACGACAGCCTGCCGGATCTGGCCCGGCTGCGGCTCCGCGACGACAGCTTCGATCTCGTCATGCTGACCGCGGTCTGGATGCATCTCGACGGGCCGCAACGCCGGCGCGCGATGCCAAACCTGGCGTCCCTGGTACGAAGCGGCGGCGCCGTCATCATGAAAATCCGGCATGGGCCGGTTCCACCGGGACGGCGCATGTTCGAAATTTCGCCCGAGGAGACGATCGAGCTTGCGCGGATACAGGGCTTGCAGCCCGTTTTGAATCTGCGCAACGAATCCAGTCAGGACCAAAACCGCGCCGCCGGCGTCACCTGGACCAATCTGGCATTCGTGAAGGCCGGCTAA
- a CDS encoding SET domain-containing protein — MSAIPSNKPYRVGRSRTGLGLFATKPIKKGAKIIRYFGPLLDSRKKEEDAIENKYLFELNNRWTIDGSVRKNIARYINHACKPNAESDVKPRKRKVFIRAIKNIEPGEEINYDYGTDYFKAYLKPIGCKCAACEKKRKKQRAEARAEKARLKAKAERKALKQAEKLAAKAEKLKQKLNGAKTNGVKATGVKANGIKLNGKLMNGHGGKSAAGKATPVKSGILAAAKAKPGRERRASA, encoded by the coding sequence ATGTCTGCCATTCCGTCGAATAAACCGTACCGCGTCGGCCGTTCCCGCACCGGGCTTGGCCTCTTCGCCACCAAACCGATCAAGAAGGGCGCCAAGATCATCCGCTATTTCGGGCCGCTGCTGGATTCCCGGAAGAAGGAAGAGGACGCGATCGAGAACAAATACCTGTTCGAGCTGAACAACCGCTGGACCATCGACGGTTCGGTGCGCAAGAACATCGCCCGCTATATCAACCACGCCTGCAAGCCGAACGCCGAATCCGACGTCAAACCGCGCAAGCGCAAGGTGTTCATCCGCGCGATCAAGAACATCGAGCCCGGCGAAGAGATCAACTACGATTACGGCACCGACTACTTCAAGGCCTATCTGAAGCCGATCGGCTGCAAATGCGCGGCTTGCGAGAAGAAGCGCAAGAAGCAGCGCGCCGAGGCGAGGGCCGAGAAGGCGCGGCTGAAGGCCAAGGCCGAGCGCAAGGCCCTGAAGCAAGCCGAGAAGCTGGCGGCGAAGGCCGAAAAGCTGAAGCAGAAGCTGAACGGCGCCAAGACCAATGGCGTTAAGGCGACCGGCGTTAAGGCGAACGGCATCAAGCTGAACGGCAAGCTGATGAACGGGCACGGCGGAAAATCCGCCGCCGGCAAGGCGACGCCGGTAAAATCCGGGATCCTTGCGGCGGCAAAAGCGAAGCCGGGCCGGGAACGCCGCGCCTCGGCTTAA
- a CDS encoding TetR/AcrR family transcriptional regulator: MARKPAALKTRARPAANRGAPARLPRKRPAPRAAAAGEDTPYHHGALRDALLTAAETVLERDGLAGLTLRAVAREAGVSHAAPTHHFGDLTGLVSELAAIGFRQFNAAMAAAGAVDAPPLLRALARAKAYVAYAQAHPGMYGLMFRTERLDMARPSLHEAANASFAGLAGAIGVSRQEQISDQALSLEQAAAIVKAWSLVHGFTMLLLDGRLTDVLRRLPPGNDAETLLDAMLRSTVARPPGP; the protein is encoded by the coding sequence ATGGCAAGAAAACCCGCTGCACTGAAGACCCGCGCCCGGCCTGCCGCCAACAGGGGCGCTCCGGCGCGCTTGCCGCGGAAACGGCCGGCGCCGCGCGCCGCAGCCGCGGGCGAGGATACGCCGTACCACCACGGCGCGCTGCGCGACGCCCTGCTCACGGCGGCGGAGACGGTGCTGGAGCGCGACGGGCTGGCCGGCCTGACGCTGCGCGCGGTGGCGCGCGAGGCCGGCGTGTCGCATGCCGCGCCGACCCATCATTTCGGCGACCTGACCGGCCTCGTCAGCGAACTCGCCGCGATCGGGTTCCGCCAGTTCAACGCGGCGATGGCGGCCGCGGGCGCGGTCGATGCGCCGCCGCTGCTCAGGGCGCTGGCCCGCGCCAAGGCCTATGTCGCCTATGCGCAGGCGCATCCGGGCATGTACGGGCTGATGTTCCGCACCGAGCGGCTGGATATGGCGCGGCCATCGCTGCACGAGGCCGCCAACGCTTCGTTCGCCGGCCTCGCCGGCGCGATCGGGGTCAGCCGTCAGGAGCAGATTTCCGACCAAGCGCTGTCGCTGGAACAGGCTGCAGCCATTGTGAAGGCGTGGTCGCTGGTCCATGGCTTCACCATGCTGCTGCTCGACGGGCGGCTGACCGACGTCCTGCGGCGGCTGCCACCAGGCAACGATGCCGAGACCCTGCTGGACGCCATGCTGAGGTCGACCGTGGCCCGGCCGCCGGGGCCATAG
- a CDS encoding carotenoid oxygenase family protein: MQQEAATKAARTNLAPIPFECDAPFLKVVGELPRELNGTLYRNGPNPQFEAPGAHWFVGDGMLHAFHLENGRASYRNRWVRTPKWQAEHDAGRALFGGFGRKLPDTPASVTPDGGVANTNIIFHAGRLLALEEGHLPTEIEPGTLKRTGYCDYNGGISGPFTAHPKIDPVTGEMVFFGYNAAGPLTPALSFGSVNASGVVTRFDRFEAPYASMVHDFIVTENHMLFPILPITGSMERAMRGQPPYAWEPDKGGYVGAMRRNGSPGDIVWFRAETCYVFHVMNAWEEGDRIIADVMQFEEAPLFPHPDGSPTDPRKSRARLCRWTFDLAGNTDRFTQTYLDDMTGEFPRIDDRRAGLASRHGWYACANPDLPFVGALCGIVHVDGKGSRLGNYLLPEGDTISEAVFVERGKDAAEGDGWLLAAVWRARENRSDLAVFNATDVAAGPVALVQLGHRVPDGFHGNWVGAM; encoded by the coding sequence ATGCAGCAGGAAGCAGCGACCAAGGCGGCCCGGACCAATCTGGCGCCGATCCCGTTTGAATGCGACGCGCCGTTTCTGAAGGTCGTCGGCGAATTGCCGCGCGAACTCAACGGCACGCTCTACCGCAACGGCCCCAATCCGCAGTTCGAGGCGCCGGGCGCGCACTGGTTCGTCGGCGACGGCATGCTGCACGCCTTCCATCTCGAAAACGGCCGCGCCAGCTACCGCAACCGCTGGGTCCGCACCCCGAAATGGCAGGCCGAGCATGATGCCGGCCGCGCGCTGTTCGGCGGCTTCGGCCGCAAGCTGCCGGATACGCCGGCCTCGGTGACCCCTGACGGCGGCGTCGCCAACACCAACATCATCTTTCACGCCGGACGGCTGCTGGCGCTGGAGGAAGGTCATCTGCCGACCGAGATCGAGCCCGGCACGCTCAAGCGAACAGGCTACTGCGACTATAATGGCGGCATCTCGGGGCCGTTCACCGCGCATCCCAAGATCGATCCCGTCACCGGCGAGATGGTGTTCTTCGGCTACAATGCCGCCGGGCCGCTGACCCCTGCCCTCTCCTTCGGATCCGTCAATGCCTCCGGCGTGGTGACGCGGTTCGACCGCTTCGAAGCGCCCTATGCCAGCATGGTGCATGACTTCATCGTCACCGAGAATCACATGCTGTTTCCGATCCTGCCGATCACCGGCAGCATGGAGCGGGCGATGCGCGGCCAGCCGCCTTACGCCTGGGAGCCGGACAAGGGCGGCTATGTCGGCGCCATGAGGCGCAACGGCTCGCCCGGTGACATCGTCTGGTTTCGCGCCGAGACCTGCTACGTCTTCCACGTCATGAATGCCTGGGAAGAAGGCGACCGCATCATCGCCGACGTCATGCAGTTCGAGGAAGCGCCGCTGTTCCCCCATCCCGACGGTTCGCCGACCGACCCCAGGAAGTCGCGGGCGCGGTTGTGCCGCTGGACCTTCGATCTCGCCGGGAATACCGACCGCTTCACGCAAACCTATCTCGACGACATGACCGGCGAATTCCCGCGCATCGACGACCGCCGCGCCGGGCTTGCCTCTCGCCACGGCTGGTACGCCTGCGCCAATCCCGATCTGCCGTTCGTCGGTGCGCTTTGCGGCATCGTGCATGTCGACGGCAAGGGCTCGCGGCTCGGCAACTATCTGCTGCCGGAAGGCGACACCATTTCGGAAGCCGTGTTCGTCGAGCGCGGCAAGGACGCCGCCGAGGGCGACGGCTGGCTGCTCGCGGCGGTGTGGCGCGCGCGCGAAAACCGCAGCGATCTCGCGGTATTCAACGCCACCGACGTCGCCGCCGGCCCGGTGGCGCTGGTGCAACTCGGACATCGCGTGCCCGACGGTTTTCATGGCAATTGGGTGGGGGCCATGTGA
- a CDS encoding inner membrane-spanning protein YciB: MKDVFAKLAQDFFSTIVFLAVYLITDNVVLATSVAIAGAVAQVIYSKVRGEPLGYMTWASLGLVIVLGSATLLTHDPRFVLAKPAIGHFAVGAIMLKRGWLLRYLPPIVTETIPQYVTAAGYAWAALMFVLGLGTIAVAATGDLKLWTLYVSVVLIGAKVAAFAIQYVAFRLLVSSRIRAAARA; this comes from the coding sequence ATGAAGGACGTATTCGCCAAACTCGCGCAGGACTTCTTCTCCACCATCGTGTTTCTCGCGGTGTACCTGATCACGGACAATGTGGTGCTGGCGACGTCGGTGGCGATCGCCGGCGCCGTAGCGCAGGTGATCTACAGCAAGGTCAGGGGCGAGCCGCTCGGCTACATGACCTGGGCGAGCCTCGGCCTCGTGATCGTGCTCGGCAGCGCCACGCTCCTGACCCACGATCCGCGCTTCGTGCTGGCCAAGCCCGCGATCGGGCATTTCGCCGTCGGCGCCATCATGCTCAAGCGCGGCTGGCTGCTGCGCTACCTGCCTCCGATCGTGACCGAAACCATTCCGCAATATGTCACGGCGGCGGGCTACGCCTGGGCGGCGCTGATGTTCGTGCTCGGGCTTGGCACCATCGCGGTGGCCGCGACCGGCGATCTGAAGCTGTGGACGCTCTATGTGTCGGTGGTCCTGATCGGCGCCAAGGTGGCGGCGTTCGCGATCCAGTATGTCGCCTTCCGCCTGCTGGTCAGCAGCCGGATCCGCGCCGCCGCCCGCGCCTGA